One segment of Mobula birostris isolate sMobBir1 chromosome 27, sMobBir1.hap1, whole genome shotgun sequence DNA contains the following:
- the cdc42 gene encoding cell division control protein 42 homolog isoform X2, with product MQTIKCVVVGDGAVGKTCLLISYTTNKFPSEYVPTVFDNYAVTVMIGGEPYTLGLFDTAGQEDYDRLRPLSYPQTDVFLVCFSVVSPSSFENVKEKWVPEITHHCPKTPFLLVGTQIDLRDDSSTIEKLAKNKQKPIILDNAEKLAKDLKAVKYVECSALTQRGLKNVFDEAILAALEPPETQRKRKCCIF from the exons ATGCAGACTATTAAATGCGTTGTAGTTGGTGATGGTGCTGTTGGTAAAACATGTCTCTTAATCTCTTACACAACAAACAAATTTCCATCAGAGTACGTTCCTACG GTATTTGATAACTATGCTGTGACGGTTATGATTGGAGGTGAACCATATACCTTAGGACTGTTTGACACTGCAG GTCAGGAAGATTATGACCGATTACGACCACTGAGTTATCCACAGACTGATGTTTTCCTTgtgtgcttttctgttgtgtCACCATCATCATTTGAAAATGTTAAAGAAAAG TGGGTACCTGAGATAACTCATCATTGTCCAAAAACTCCATTCTTGCTGGTTGGGACTCAAATTGATCTAAGGGATGATTCCTCAACCATTGAAAAACTTGCAAAGAACAAACAGAAGCCTATCATCCTGGATAATGCTGAAAAGTTGGCCAAGGACCTGAAAGCAGTCAAATATGTGGAGTGTTCTGCCTTGACACAA AGAGGTCTGAAGAATGTTTTTGATGAGGCTATCCTAGCTGCTCTCGAGCCACCGGAAACTCAAAGGAAGCGGAAATGCTGTATATTTTAA
- the cdc42 gene encoding cell division control protein 42 homolog isoform X1, whose product MQTIKCVVVGDGAVGKTCLLISYTTNKFPSEYVPTVFDNYAVTVMIGGEPYTLGLFDTAGQEDYDRLRPLSYPQTDVFLVCFSVVSPSSFENVKEKWVPEITHHCPKTPFLLVGTQIDLRDDSSTIEKLAKNKQKPIILDNAEKLAKDLKAVKYVECSALTQKGLKNVFDEAILAALEPPEPKKKRRPCSLL is encoded by the exons ATGCAGACTATTAAATGCGTTGTAGTTGGTGATGGTGCTGTTGGTAAAACATGTCTCTTAATCTCTTACACAACAAACAAATTTCCATCAGAGTACGTTCCTACG GTATTTGATAACTATGCTGTGACGGTTATGATTGGAGGTGAACCATATACCTTAGGACTGTTTGACACTGCAG GTCAGGAAGATTATGACCGATTACGACCACTGAGTTATCCACAGACTGATGTTTTCCTTgtgtgcttttctgttgtgtCACCATCATCATTTGAAAATGTTAAAGAAAAG TGGGTACCTGAGATAACTCATCATTGTCCAAAAACTCCATTCTTGCTGGTTGGGACTCAAATTGATCTAAGGGATGATTCCTCAACCATTGAAAAACTTGCAAAGAACAAACAGAAGCCTATCATCCTGGATAATGCTGAAAAGTTGGCCAAGGACCTGAAAGCAGTCAAATATGTGGAGTGTTCTGCCTTGACACAA AAAGGACTAAAGAATGTATTTGACGAAGCAATATTGGCAGCCCTGGAGCCACCAGAACCTAAGAAGAAACGGCGTCCCTGTTCACTGTTATGA